In Clostridia bacterium, a genomic segment contains:
- the scpB gene encoding SMC-Scp complex subunit ScpB: MNPYTVLVEGMIFAAGKSGVEHKFVLEKIPALDKRDLDEIIAELQRKYPDDGTSGVVLYNFGKVLSFVTHTSIGEQLADALKRKKQKELSTALLEVLAIIAYQQPITKAEVEQIRENRNCDYAIGALCEANLIEVKGRKDTLGRPKLYGTTQNFLERFELKSLRSLPSKKEIEERIKILHIEAEREEMLFREKDDELGSDAYNETPLDTVAPIDADNDDYDEDEAPVGAGEDGGYDDTDYDEVAADEAEADDADDIEDADFADDTDEPSDEADTDEAEIDDTADAFTDDEEVWDDSTDDD, encoded by the coding sequence ATGAATCCGTACACAGTATTGGTAGAAGGCATGATATTCGCGGCCGGCAAGAGCGGCGTGGAGCACAAGTTCGTTTTGGAGAAGATACCCGCGTTGGACAAGCGCGACCTGGACGAAATCATCGCCGAGTTACAGCGCAAATATCCCGACGACGGCACTTCGGGCGTCGTTCTCTACAACTTCGGCAAGGTGCTTTCCTTCGTCACGCACACGTCCATCGGCGAGCAGTTGGCGGACGCATTGAAACGCAAGAAGCAAAAGGAGTTGTCCACGGCCTTGCTGGAAGTGTTGGCCATCATCGCCTACCAACAGCCCATCACCAAGGCCGAGGTGGAGCAGATCCGCGAGAATCGCAACTGCGACTATGCCATCGGCGCGCTGTGCGAGGCCAACCTCATCGAGGTCAAGGGGCGCAAGGACACGTTGGGCCGGCCGAAACTCTACGGCACCACCCAAAACTTCTTGGAGCGCTTCGAGCTCAAGAGCCTGCGCAGCCTGCCCTCCAAAAAGGAGATCGAGGAGCGCATCAAGATCTTACATATCGAGGCCGAGCGCGAGGAAATGCTTTTCCGCGAGAAGGACGACGAGTTGGGCTCGGACGCCTACAACGAAACGCCCCTCGACACGGTCGCCCCGATTGACGCCGACAATGACGATTACGACGAGGACGAAGCCCCCGTGGGCGCGGGCGAGGACGGCGGCTACGACGACACCGACTACGACGAGGTCGCGGCGGACGAAGCGGAAGCCGATGATGCCGACGATATTGAGGACGCCGACTTTGCCGACGATACCGACGAGCCTTCAGACGAAGCCGATACCGACGAGGCGGAGATTGACGATACCGCCGACGCCTTCACCGACGACGAAGAGGTCTGGGACGACTCCACCGACGACGACTGA